gccaacggaggaggggtgaaaagagtggccgtctgggtttgccgcatcgtgctgccttagaggagttgtgcagtcttcggttgtgtgatacttcacctggctgatttctgggaatgcctccacaaattcgctaaattcagtagcttttgccttccaagattcacctggttggtgtgttgcacccattcactagtcatttacattaggtatatctcttaatgctatccctccccctccccccgcccatgacaggccccggtgtgtgatgttcccctttctgtgtccaagcgttctcatacttcaattcccacctatgaatgagaacatgcggtgtttgctttctttgtccttgcgatagtttgctaagaatgatggtttccagcttcatccgtgtccctccaaaggggatgaactcatgctttttcatggctgcatagtattccatggtgtatttgtgccacattttcttaatccagtctatcattgatggacatctgggttggttccaagtctttgctactgtgaatggtgccgcaataaacatacgtctgcgtgtgtcctttcagaagcatgatttctaatcctatgggtatatatacccagcaatgggatggctgggtcaaatggtatttctatttcgagatccttgaggattcgccacactatcttccactaccgttgaactagtttacagtcccaccaacagtgtaaaagtgttcctatttgtccactacctctccagcacctgttgtttcctgactttttaatgatcgctattctaactggtgtgagatgatatctcattgcggatttgatttgcatttctctgatggccagttttgatgagcattttttcatgtgtctgttggctgcataaatgtcttcttttgagaagtgtctcttcatatccttcccccacttgttgatgggcttgtttggtttttcttgtaactctgtttgaggtcttagtagattctggatattagcctttttcagatgagtagattgcaaaaattttctccctttctgcaggatgcctgttcactctcatgggagtttctttagctatgcagaacgtctttagtgtaattagatgctgtttgtcaatgttggctttcgttgccattgcttttggcgttttagacatgaggtccttgcccatgcctttgtcctcaatggtattggctgggttttctcctagggtttgtatggtttaagatctaacatttaagtctttcatctgtcttgaattaatttttgtacaaggtgtaaggaagggatccgatatcagctttcgacatatggctagcctgttttcccagcaccatttttttaaatagggaatcctttccccatttcttgtttttgtcaggtttgtcaaagatcagatggttgtagatgtgtcgtattatttctgagggctctattctgttccattggtctacggtaaccaaaacggcaaccgatagcatgctctttggttactgtagccttctactgtagcttgaagtcggacagcttgatgcctccatctttgttcttttggcttaggattatgttggcagtgggggccgttttgtggttccatatgagctttaaagcagttttttccagttctgtgaagaaagtcattggtagtttgatggggatggcattgaatctataatttaccttgggcagtatggccattttcacgatattgattcttccaatccgtgatggtggaatattcttccatttgtttgtctcctcttttagttcgtggagcaatgctttgtagttctccttgaagaggtccttcacatcccttgttagttggattcctaggcattttattctctttgaagcaattgtgaatgggagctcactcatgatttggctctctgtttgcctcttattggtgtataagaatgcttgtgatttttgcacctcgattttgtatcctgagactttgctgaagttgcttatcagcttaaggagattttggactgagacgatggggttttctaaatattcaatcatgtcatctgcaaacagggacaatttgacttcctcttttcctaattgatttctctttatttctttctcctgcctgattgccctgggcagaagttccaacactatgttgaataggagtggtgagagagggcatccctgtcttgtggcagtttgcaaagggaatgcttccactttttgcccattcagtatgatattggctgtgggtttgccctaaatagcccgtattattttgggagatgtcccatcaatacctaatttattgagagtttttggcatgaagggctgttgaattttgtcgaaggccttttctgcatctgttgagataatcacgtggtttctgtctttggtcctgattatacgctggattatgtttattgttttgcatatgttggaccagccttgcatgtcagggatgaagcccacttcatcatgatggataagctctttgatgtgctgctggattcggttttccagtattttatggaggattttcccatcgatgttcctcagggacataggcctaaaattctctttttgggttgtgtctctctcaggctttgggatcaggatgatgccggcctcatgaaatgagtgagggaggattccctctttttctgttgattggaatagtttcagaaggcatggtaccagctcctccttgtccttctggtagaattcggctgtgaatccgtctggtcctggagttttattgcttgataggctgttaattattgcctcaatttcagagcctgttagtggtctactcaggcattcaacttcttcctggtttactctggggaggttgtatgcgtccaggaatttatccatttcttctagattttctagttcattagcttagaggtgctgatagtattgtctgatggtagtttgtatttctgtgggatcggtggtgatatcccctttatcattttttactgcatgtgtttgattcttctttcttttcttctttcttagtcttgctagtgctctatcaattttgttgatcactgcaaaaaacccgctcctggattcattgatttgttgaagggtttattgtgtctctatctccatcagttctgctcggatcttagttatttcttgccttctgctagtttttgaatgtgtttgctcttgcttctctcattcttttaatggtgatgttagggtatgcatttttgatttttcctgctttctctcgtgggcaattagtgctataaatttccctctacacactgctttaaatgtgacgcagagattctggtatgttgtgcctttgttttcattggtttcagagaatatctttctttctgccttcatttcgttatgtacccagtactcattaaggagcagggtgtccggtttccatgcagttgagcggttttgagtgagtttctttatcctgaggtctactttgattgcaatgtgatctgagagaccgtttgtagtaatttctgttattttacatttactgaggagtgctttacttccaactatgtggtcaatgtggaaataagtgtgatgtggtgctgagaagcatgtatattctgtcgatttggtgtggagcgttctgtagatgtctcctaggtccgcttggtgcagagctgagttcaattcctggatatcctttttagatttctgtctcgttggtctgtctaatgtttacagagggctgttaaagtttcccatgattatgatgtgggagtctaagtctcttttgatcacactttaaagatcaaaaggtagaagcgcaaagacattatctgtgcaatattagaaacctagtaagtggtggaatttggccttgaacccagatatctaactccagagcctaagtgcttcacccacctcactgtggtgcctctcgagaaaaacaggtaagcacacattcagaaagctggtgggccggggggctggccttgtactcagaggccatggaagtcccacgatgggtggctagtggtgtaaggacagaggtctcggatgggcagagggatgtggacaggcgcgagggggcgcggcagggactcgggggactgggagtggcggctcggtgctgcgggaggcgattagtggaaggacagaggtctgggaagggcagagggatggggacaggcccgaaggtccgcggcagggattccgggggactgggagtggccggttggggttactcttggctttttgccctctcctgccgtcgactgctccggtttctttggccttgcggcgaggtggacagggtgagctctcaggactgatggcggttgtggaaggggcctggggccaaggacaggccagggcggcgggagaggcggaccggtggcgtggctggatctgggcgcgctgtcggaccttccacatcaccagctgcaggcaggcgtttgcgtcctcgctggagttgtggccgtcctggctgtcctggatgatctgtcccaggtagtcggccgcgagattcctgagggaacgcttgtaggggaaacccaggtagtgcgggaagagcacggccgtgtccaccacggtgctgtggatgagcttcagggccagcagatcgctctccaggctgtgcccgatgaggatggtttgggcgctgaaaaagctcagcaggatggcttgcacttggggcaaggtgatgctcgtcttggcgacgtcggcctcggtgactccggaaaacctggtgttgtagtccacgatctcgttgtcgggcttgacgaaggtgtcgtacaccactcgcatgtcggcgtccaccacggtgacgcgggtcagctctaggccatgcgtggtgtagcacatctcacagtccaaggcgtagattcctggataagcgtctctggacaactctttcttgaaggtctccacgaagccatcgaggctgtccttgcggccgtcccgcacgtgctgctttgccacctggcagccgacagagccaggagcagctgcacagcaggtgtactggctaacccggcctccagccacctggctcgagcggacccgcccccagtgataataacacaactggtcgcgtacacagcggcccgaggaggacaccaggtactcggtgccacaacggcagcagaccctgcaggaggagtcgccgggccccttcccctggccagtgaagaggacggcgcctccgggccgctcagggtgcgggaaggggtagccgttctcctcgagctggtcctggctgagcaggaactcctggaggcggctgtacagggcggccctgctgaggcccggcatggagctgggggtcaggcccttcagtctcttgagggtgttcaggaccacgttcacgtacctgttcttgttggggctgcagtcgtaggccaccttctcctcgttcagcgccttctcctcggcctcctgcttggaggcgcagaacttgagacactcttcggtgaacagttggagatagcctcggcggaggacggtggcgACTTTGCACCCAGACcctcggaggacaataggtttcttcaaactcggtaaggatggacgacggacgattcgcttagagctgatggtggtggtggtcttgcatgccatccctgacctgttgcgcatcttccctggctgtctgccgaccttggagccactggagcgttggctgctgctggccacgcgggttctcttggcatctgtgcaacctgtgaccaagcaagggctggaagactgggcgatcgtcttcctcttcctgggggctgagatgcggactcccgagggcctctctgtcagccttggggcggctggcaagcagcaggccgatcccctctgtgcagggaagtagcacgcctccgtcaccaccttgggacacgctgggggcaccgccggacccctgttctggggctccgcctggatgtccacaaatgcggaggcctggttgtgcatctggggcacccggagcccgaagctctgggcaggctgatgagagggcagggggaattctggagcctcgagggccgcctcctcggccaccttcttagcttctgggtatccaggtgggaaccagcagggagctgtggctggcaacatcttgctgccttcgggagcaccggcctggctctgctccgctcccaactggcggcttcttgcatccagggccgcctccttggccaccttcttagcttctgggtatccaggtgggaaccagcagggagctgtggctcgcaacatcttgctgccttcgggagcaccggcctggctctgctccgctcccaactggcggcttcttgcctccagggccgcctcctcggccaccttcttagcttctgggtatccaggtgggaaccagcagggagctgtggctcgcaacatcttgctgccttcgggagcaccggcctggctctgctcctctcccaactggcggcttcaatgagtgccgcggccgccacccgtcgcctttatagacgcacagggcagagtgggtgggacttctccttgataggttggtgcttccatccaatcacactgagcctcatcttccaccagactccagcttgggaatgcctcaaggggtgcactaatggaatcaactggaactcctggttgctaaccttggagctaggttgcttttcctgagttaattaactgtccctgcagggcagtcctataatggctactggaattgggccacctaggattcatttcagcgtcagggagtttggtcaacttgcttgggcccacacagcaccccatggagccaggactgggccagcagtctgctgcatgctgcagggcaggatctctctggggttgcgtttccctgctctctgcactcctccgctgcgggcaaattgaggacaggaagtggaccgcacccacttctctcccacgacttgggcaatgttcaacacaggggttcttcaaaaggttcatagaaaatgcacatggtgaagaaactatgcatgggtttccactggtttgcactcaaataaacttgtccgaacttcttataacctttctgaactagatcgagtttgaggcactgagaaggatgagacatccactgaaaaggactcctatcagagcaacatgaattccacgaaaattgcagcaagagcaaacatcaaatttctggtgaagcttgggtggaagaatgaagaaatcattgatgttttcacaaaagcttctaaggacactaccccaaagaaatgaactctttacgaatgtatagcttgtttcaagaagaggtgagaagatgtgggagatgaatcctgcagtggctgtgaaaaccactgtgcccagatcagctgcagttacgacgagagctatcagtggaaattttaaacaggagggatcacgatcctgacgcatccctctgacaaattgtaaccggaagttggaacatggctttaccaatatgacctcgaaggcaaagcatcatcaaagcgacggctaccgagaggtggcagtggtccagtcaaaggaaaaggaggccagtcaggagccaacatcatggcatcagtgttttgggacactcaaggcattttgcttgttgactttctgaagggccaaacatctgcttattaggagagtgttccgagaagcttagagaaagctttggtagaaacatgctgggaaagtctcactagatccctgttcaccacctcagtgctctgctcattcctctcatcaaacaagggcaattgtgtcagtttcaatgggcagtccttaggaatgcaccttacgggctgctttcattccttctaaattctttttgtttcctaattatacaaagtctccttgccttgcttggaaagatgagagaaagtctccttgccttgcttggacagatgagagatgagatcctcctcttctctcccaggacagaatggtcagacttgagtttcctttctcctcactcttctcctccttgagggaggtgctgtgccggacagacctgctcccgtgtctagacacgggtagactcgttgaagatcctcacaggcaatcctccttggggtcaaaggggaaggatttatttcttcagggctcagtagtcctcatccttacgcgcaccttcaccagcccagggcggggtagcggagggtgaaagggcgtggctcacagcccgtttcttccgctcgggcgtctcctgggaggaacccttgtccagtgagcgggtcttcgtctccaccaaattccctagggggacatttctggcagcccttcttgttcagcagcttacgggggtcaggtggacctctgctaggcaccagcctgaagcccttactccatttcagctattttggcagttgcctaggtgacttttgaacctcattacccagaacagccaacggaggaggggtgaaaagagtggccgtctgggtttgccgcatcgtgctgccttacaggagttgtgcagtcttcggttgtgtgatacttcacctggctgatttctgggaatgcctccacaaattcgctaaattcagtagcttttgccttccaagattcacctggttggtgtgttgcacccattcactagtcatttacattaggtatatctcttaatgctatccctccccctccccccgcccatgacaggccccggtgtgtgatgttcccctttctgtgtccaagcgttctcatacttcaattcccacctatgaatgagaacatgcggtgtttgctttctttgtccttgcgatagtttgctaagaatgatggtttccagcttcatccgtgtccctccaaaggggatgaactcatgctttttcatggctgcatagtattccatggtgtatttgtgccacattttcttaatccagtctatcattgatggacatctgggttggttccaagtctttgctactgtgaatggtgccgcaataaacatacgtctgcgtgtgtcctttcagaagcatgatttctaatcctatgggtatatatacccagcaatgggatggctgggtcaaatggtatttctatttcgagatccttgaggattcgccacactatcttccactaccgttgaactagtttacagtcccaccaacagtgtaaaagtgttcctatttgtccactacctctccagcacctgttgtttcctgactttttaatgatcgctattctaactggtgtgagatgatatctcattgcggatttgatttgcatttctctgatggccagttttgatgagcattttttcatgtgtctgttggctgcataaatgtcttcttttgagaagtgtctcttcatatccttcccccacttgttgatgggcttgtttggtttttcttgtaactctgtttgaggtcttagtagattctggatattagcctttttcagatgagtagattgcaaaaattttctccctttctgcaggatgcctgttcactctcatgggagtttctttagctatgcagaacgtctttagtgtaattagatgctgtttgtcaatgttggctttcgttgccattgcttttggcgttttagacatgaggtccttgcccatgcctttgtcctcaatggtattggctgggttttctcctagggtttgtatggtttaagatctaacatttaagtctttcttctgtcttgaattaatttttgtacaaggtgtaaggaagggatccgatttcagctttcgacatatggctagcctgttttcccagcaccatttttttaaatagggaatcctttccccatttcttgtttttgtcaggtttgtcaaagatcagatggttgtagatgtgtcgtattatttctgagggctctattctgttccattggtctacggtaaccaaaacggcaaccgatagcatgctctttggttactgtagccttctactgtagtttgaagtcggacagcttgatgcctccatctttgttcttttggcttaggattatgttggcagtgggggccgttttgtggttccatatgagctttaaagcagttttttccagttctgtgaagaaagtcattggtagtttgatggggatggcattgaatctataatttaccttgggcagtatggccattttcacgatattgattcttccaatccgtgatggtggaatattcttccatttgtttgtctcctcttttagttcgtggagcaatgctttgtagttctccttgaagaggtccttcacatcccttgttagttggattcctaggcattttattctctttgaagcaattgtgaatgggagctcactcatgatttggctctctgtttgcctcttattggtgtataagaatgcttgtgatttttgcacctcgattttgtatcctgagactttgctgaagttgcttatcagcttaaggagattttggactgagacgatggggttttctaaatattcaatcatgtcatctgcaaacagggacaatttgacttcctcttttcctaattgatttctctttatttctttctcctgcctgattgccctgggcagaagttccaacactatgttgaataggagtggtgagagagggcatccctgtcttgtggcagtttgcaaagggaatgcttccactttttgcccattcagtatgatattggctgtgggtttgccctaaatagcccgtattattttgggagatgtcccatcaatacctaatttattgagagtttttggcatgaagggctgttgaattttgtcgaaggccttttctgcatctgttgagataatcacgtggtttctgtctttggtcctgattatacgctggattatgtttattgttttgcatatgttggaccagccttgcatgtcagggatgaagcccacttcatcatgatggataagctctttgatgtgctgctggattcggttttccagtattttatggaggattttcccatcgatgttcctcagggacataggcctaaaattctctttttgggttgtgtctctctcaggctttgggatcaggatgatgccggcctcatgaaatgagtgagggaggattccctctttttctgttgattggaatagtttcagaaggcatggtaccagctcctccttgtccttctggtagaattcggctgtgaatccgtctggtcctggagttttattgcttgataggctgttaattattgcctcaatttcagagcctgttagtggtctactcaggcattcaacttcttcctggtttactctggggaggttgtatgcgtccaggaatttatccatttcttctagattttctagttcattagcttagaggtgctgatagtattgtctgatggtagtttgtatttctgtgggatcggtggtgatatcccctttatcattttttactgcatctgtttgattcttctttcttttcttctttcttagtcttgctagtgctctatcaattttgttgatcactgcaaaaaacccgctcctggattcattgatttgttgaagggtttattgtgtctctatctccatcagttctgctcggatcttagttatttcttgccttctgctagtttttgaatgtgtttgctcttgcttctctcattcttttaatggtgatgttagggtatgcatttttgatttttcctgctttctctcgtgggcaattagtgctataaatttccctctacacactgctttaaatgtgacgcagagattctggtatgttgtgcctttgttttcattggtttcagagaatatctttctttctgccttcatttcgttatgtacccagtactcattaaggagcagggtgtccggtttccatgcagttgagcggttttgagtgagtttctttatcctgaggtctactttgattgcaatgtggtctgagagaccgtttgtagtaatttctgttattttacatttactgaggagtgctttacttccaactatgtggtcaatgtggaaataagtgtgatgtggtgctgagaagcatgtatattctgtggatttggggtggagcgttctgtagatgtctcctaggtccgcttggtgcagagctgagttcaattcctggatatcctttttagatttctgtctcgttggtctgtctaatgtttacagagggctgttaaagtttcccatgattatgatgtgggagtctaagtctcttttgatcacactttaaagatcaaaaggtagaagcgcaaagacattatctgtgcaatattagaaacctagtaagtggtggaatttggccttgaacccagatatctaactccagagcctaagtgcttcacccacctcactgtggtgcctctcgagaaaaacaggtaagcacacattcagaaagctggtgggccggggggctggccttgtactcagaggccatggaagtcccacgatgggtggcta
This genomic stretch from Pan paniscus chromosome 7, NHGRI_mPanPan1-v2.0_pri, whole genome shotgun sequence harbors:
- the LOC134730897 gene encoding exonuclease GOR-like, with protein sequence MPGLSRAALYSRLQEFLLSQDQLEENGYPFPHPERPGGAVLFTGQGKGPGDSSCRVCCRCGTEYLVSSSGRCVRDQLCYYHWGRVRSSQVAGGRVSQYTCCAAAPGSVGCQVAKQHVRDGRKDSLDGFVETFKKELSRDAYPGIYALDCEMCYTTHGLELTRVTVVDADMRVVYDTFVKPDNEIVDYNTRFSGVTEADVAKTSITLPQVQAILLSFFSAQTILIGHSLESDLLALKLIHSTVVDTAVLFPHYLGFPYKRSLRNLAADYLGQIIQDSQDGHNSSEDANACLQLVMWKVRQRAQIQPRHRSASPAALA